One region of Camelina sativa cultivar DH55 chromosome 6, Cs, whole genome shotgun sequence genomic DNA includes:
- the LOC109133383 gene encoding glucan endo-1,3-beta-glucosidase-like, whose amino-acid sequence MAKAQICICFIIFLSLWSDKLYIMLFEFDLLLQSPGKWCVAKPSTATNKLQQNIDYACSKVDCKIISKGGACYSPDSLISTASVAMNLYYQTLGRDFWNCQFEGSGFISVTDPSYGNCIYTFHK is encoded by the exons atggCCAAAGcacaaatatgtatttgtttcatcatcttcttatcTCTTTGGTCAG ACAAGTTATATATAATGCTCTTTGAGTTTGATCTTTTGTTACAGAGCCCCGGAAAATGGTGTGTTGCTAAACCTTCTACGGCTACCAATAAACTTCAACAAAACATAGACTACGCGTGTTCGAAAGTCGATTGTAAGATTATATCGAAAGGAGGTGCATGTTATTCTCCAGATAGTCTCATTAGTACTGCTTCTGTTGCCATGAATCTTTACTACCAAACTCTAGGAAGAGATTTCTGGAACTGCCAATTTGAAGGCTCTGGTTTCATTAGCGTAACTGATCCTA gCTACGGAAATTGCATTTATACATTTCATAAGTAA
- the LOC104793308 gene encoding protein IQ-DOMAIN 14-like → MVKKGSWFSAIKRVFSPHSKEKLGSETQIKSGKEKRKKGFGKREPSSIEKILGEAARDHNLVFRPPTPERPNPFSVSPPLRPASPRVASPRAASPKPPSPRAEVPRSLSPKPPSPRAEVPRSLSPKPLDRSKPASASVNAHPQRPASTRVPSQRITPPSVPSPRPSSPRGGASTQAVSSKSPSPRVEPPTLDTPRPPSPKPPSPRADPPRLDVPRPTTPRPPSPRAEAPRLDAPRPTTPKPPSPRAEPPRLEAPRPTTPKPPSPRSDPPRIDAPRPTTPKLPSPRAVSPRTVQRREIVHRPEPTLSVQHASATKIQGAFRGFMARKSFRALKGLVRLQGVVRGYSVKRQTINAMKYMQQVVRVQSQIQSRRIKMLENQAQVEKDEAKWAATEAGNDNWDDSVLTKEERDARSLRKTEAIIKRERSMAYAYSRKLWKNSPKSTQENRSSGGFPQWWNWADRQNPLASPAPSYNQQLRDFRLTPSRLCPSPLSQSSKKHHTRLDNHFDNSTPRSSRSTLLTPSRHIHSGTSRYSSGRLIRGQDSPFKDDDSLTSCPPFPSYMAPTVSAKAKVRPNSNPKERVMGTPISEKRRMSFPPTQQQGLDTFRWNKGSLVMSNSSSQRGPGSPGGVVLEKHKTLKSVGNLSIGSSASTVGRKEFNRFV, encoded by the exons ATGGTGAAGAAAGGAAGTTGGTTTTCTGCAATCAAAAGGGTTTTTAGTCCACATTCCAAAGAGAAGCTTGGCAGT GAAACACAGATAAagagtggaaaagaaaaaaggaagaaaggttTTGGGAAGCGAGAGCCTAGTAGTATTGAAAAGATCTTGGGCGAGGCTGCAAGGGATCATAATCTTGTTTTCAGGCCTCCTACTCCTGAGAGACCAAATCCATTCTCAGTCTCTCCTCCTCTGAGGCCTGCTTCTCCAAGAGTTGCCTCACCACGAGCTGCTTCTCCAAAGCCACCTTCTCCTAGAGCTGAAGTTCCAAGATCCCTTTCGCCAAAGCCACCTTCTCCTAGAGCTGAAGTTCCAAGATCTCTTTCGCCAAAACCCCTTGATCGATCAAAGCCAGCATCAGCCTCTGTCAATGCTCATCCTCAAAGGCCTGCTTCTACTCGAGTTCCTTCTCAGAGAATTACCCCTCCCAGTGTTCCTTCTCCAAGACCAAGTTCACCAAGAGGTGGTGCCTCCACACAAGCCGTCTCTTCAAAGTCACCTTCTCCTAGAGTAGAGCCACCAACATTGGACACTCCAAGACCTCCTTCGCCAAAGCCTCCTTCCCCAAGAGCAGACCCACCAAGATTGGATGTTCCAAGACCTACCACGCCTAGGCCACCTTCTCCAAGAGCAGAAGCACCAAGATTGGATGCTCCACGACCCACTACGCCTAAGCCACCTTCTCCAAGAGCAGAGCCACCAAGATTAGAAGCTCCAAGACCCACTACGCCTAAGCCACCTTCTCCAAGATCAGACCCACCAAGAATAGATGCTCCAAGACCCACTACGCCTAAGCTCCCTTCTCCAAGAGCGGTTTCGCCTAGAACTGTTCAGCGACGGGAGATTGTGCATAGACCAGAGCCAACACTTTCGGTCCAACATGCTTCTGCAACAAAGATTCAAGGAGCTTTCAGAGGTTTCATG GCAAGGAAGAGTTTCAGAGCTCTTAAAGGTCTAGTCAGGCTTCAAGGAGTGGTGAGAGGATACAGTGTGAAGCGGCAGACGATAAATGCAATGAAGTACATGCAGCAAGTGGTCCGTGTTCAATCCCAGATCCAGTCACGTCGCATCAAAATGTTGGAAAACCAAGCTCAGGTAGAGAAAGATGAAGCCAAATGGGCTGCAACTGAAGCTGGTAATGATAATTGGGATGACAGTGTGCTGACAAAAGAGGAAAGGGATGCAAGATCACTGAGAAAAACTGAGGCTATCATCAAGAGAGAAAGATCCATGGCCTATGCATATTCTCGCAAG TTGTGGAAAAACAGTCCCAAGTCTACTCAGGAGAATCGTTCTTCAGGTGGGTTCCCTCAATGGTGGAACTGGGCGGACCGGCAGAATCCTCTTGCTAGTCCTGCACCGAGCTATAACCAACAATTAAGAGATTTCAGGCTAACACCATCAAGACTCTGTCCAAGTCCTCTGTCTCAGTCAAGCAAAAAACACCATACAAGACTTGACAACCACTTTGACAATTCAACACCCAGGTCGTCGAGATCTACACTGCTCACTCCATCCAGACACATCCACAGTGGTACATCAAGATACTCGAGTGGAAGACTAATAAGAGGTCAAGATTCTCCATTCAAGGATGATGACAGCCTCACAAGCTGCCCTCCGTTCCCGAGTTACATGGCTCCAACAGTCTCTGCAAAGGCAAAAGTTAGACCAAACAGCAATCCAAAGGAGAGAGTGATGGGTACACCTATCAGCGAGAAGAGGAGAATGTCGTTTCCCCCTACACAACAGCAAGGTCTCGATACGTTTAGATGGAACAAAGGGTCATTGGTCATGAGCAACAGCAGCAGCCAAAGGGGTCCTGGTTCACCTGGAGGTGTGGTTCTTGAGAAACACAAGACACTTAAATCAGTAGGAAATTTGAGCATTGGTTCCTCTGCCTCGACAGTTGGGAGAAAGGAATTTAACAGATTTGTGTGA
- the LOC104699429 gene encoding L-type lectin-domain containing receptor kinase V.4-like encodes MSHNFNLLMVLVIIIALFNTKNSLGRLVFEGSTGMINGFPTLTNTKKHVYGQAFNDEPFPFKNSTNGNMTSFSLTFFFAIVPEHRDRGAHGMAFVISPTRGLPGAFADQYLGIFNDTNNGKISNHVIAVELDIHKDDEFGDIDDNHVGININGMRSIVSAPAGYYDQRGQFKNVSLISGNLLRVTILYSQEEKQLNVTLSSPQESYYPNKPLLLLNQDLSPYFLENMYVGLTASTGSIRALHYIWTLHAYDIVTVPDLDFPVPTFPPYPKPKSQVKRTVLVTCLAFALFIAVAASALSSFFYKRHKKVKEVLEEWEIQFGPHRFAYTELFKATKGFKDKQLLGKGGFGQVYKGTLPGSDAEIAVKRISHDSRQGMQEFLAEISIIGRLRHPNLVRLQGYCRYKEELYLVYDFMPNGSLDKYLYHRENQEKLTWDQRFKIIKDIASALFYLHQEWVQVVIHRDIKPANVLIDHQMNARLGDFGLAKLYEQGYDPQTSKVAGTFGYIAPELIRSGRATTGTDVYAFGLFILEVSCGRRLIEPRAATNEVVLAEWTLECWEKGDILEAANERLHQEHNREQLEIVLKLGVLCSHQVAAVRPEMSTVVRILNGDTQLSSNLLDIVKAERVRMWSETSNSLPSQESNGTLTFTEPFTSCGR; translated from the coding sequence ATGTCTCATAACTTCAACTTGTTGATGGTTCTGGTGATCATTATTGCTCtgtttaatactaaaaactCACTTGGCAGGCTGGTTTTTGAGGGATCCACTGGTATGATCAATGGTTTCCCGACGTTGACAAACACCAAGAAGCACGTCTATGGTCAAGCCTTCAATGACGAGCCATTCCCTTTCAAGAATTCTACCAACGGTAACATGACTTCTTTTTCATTGACCTTCTTCTTTGCTATCGTCCCTGAGCATAGAGACAGAGGTGCTCACGGTATGGCCTTCGTGATCTCGCCTACAAGAGGTCTTCCAGGTGCTTTTGCTGATCAGTACCTTGGAATATTCAATGATACAAACAATGGAAAAATCTCGAATCATGTCATTGCTGTGGAGCTTGATATTCATAAAGATGATGAGTTTGGTGACATTGATGATAACCATGTTGGTATCAACATTAATGGTATGAGATCTATTGTGTCTGCTCCTGCCGGGTATTATGATCAAAGGGGTCAGTTCAAAAACGTTTCTTTGATCAGTGGGAATCTACTCCGAGTCACGATATTGTATAGCCAGGAAGAAAAACAGCTTAATGTCACCTTATCATCACCACAGGAGTCTTATTACCCAAATAAGCCACTTCTATTGTTGAACCAAGATCTGTCACCGTATTTTTTAGAGAATATGTATGTTGGCCTCACAGCCTCCACTGGGTCGATTCGAGCATTACATTACATATGGACGTTACATGCGTATGACATTGTTACAGTTCCGGATTTGGATTTCCCTGTGCCGACTTTTCCTCCATATCCGAAGCCAAAGTCTCAGGTCAAGCGGACAGTTTTGGTGACATGCTTGGCATTTGCTCTCTTTATTGCGGTTGCTGCATCAGCTTTGAGTTCTTTCTTCTATAAAAGACATAAAAAGGTTAAGGAGGTTCTAGAGGAATGGGAGATCCAGTTTGGGCCTCATAGATTTGCTTACACAGAACTCTTTAAAGCCACAAAGGGTTTCAAAGACAAACAACTTCTAGGCAAAGGAGGGTTTGGTCAGGTCTATAAGGGTACACTTCCAGGTTCCGATGCAGAGATTGCTGTAAAACGGATTTCTCATGATTCAAGACAAGGAATGCAGGAATTCTTGGCTGAGATATCGATAATTGGTCGTCTTAGACACCCTAATCTAGTTAGGCTTCAGGGTTATTGTAGGTACAAGGAGGAGCTCTACTTGGTTTATGACTTTATGCCTAATGGAAGTCTTGACAAGTACCTTTACCACAGAGAAAATCAAGAGAAACTCACTTGGGATCAACGTTTCAAGATCATCAAAGACATAGCCTCTGCACTCTTCTATCTGCATCAAGAGTGGGTTCAAGTTGTAATTCATCGAGATATTAAACCGGCAAATGTCTTGATTGACCACCAGATGAATGCAAGGCTTGGGGATTTTGGATTGGCTAAGCTTTACGAGCAGGGTTATGATCCTCAAACATCTAAAGTAGCTGGAACGTTTGGGTACATAGCACCTGAGCTTATAAGAAGCGGAAGAGCAACTACGGGGACAGATGTCTATGCCTTCGGGCTGTTTATTCTGGAAGTTTCTTGCGGGAGAAGGCTGATAGAGCCACGAGCAGCCACCAACGAGGTTGTCCTCGCAGAATGGACATTAGAATGCTGGGAAAAGGGAGATATTCTTGAGGCAGCCAATGAAAGGCTCCACCAAGAACACAATAGAGAACAGCTCGAGATTGTGCTCAAATTGGGAGTGCTATGTTCGCACCAGGTTGCAGCAGTCAGGCCGGAGATGTCTACAGTAGTCCGGATCTTGAACGGTGATACACAGCTTTCAAGTAATTTGCTGGACATTGTCAAGGCCGAGAGGGTTAGAATGTGGTCTGAGACATCTAATAGTCTTCCATCACAGGAGTCCAACGGTACCTTGACATTTACGGAACCTTTCACTTCCTGCGGACGCTGA
- the LOC104699431 gene encoding probable L-type lectin-domain containing receptor kinase V.3 has translation MLISHRIIHWIVFVVFLFCCSENSHGKLIMEGSAGYMNGFTTLTNTKKHAYGQAFDDNPFPFKNSNGTMNSFSFTFFFAIVPEHKNKGSHGMAFVISPTRGIPGAFADQYLGIFNDANNGKSSNQIISVEVDIHKDDEFGDIDDNHIGININGMRSNTSAPAGYYDEKGQFKNISLVSGKLLRITILYSHIEKLLVVMLSPAEEAILPKRPLLSLKQDLSPYLSEYMYVGFTASTGSVGAIHYLWVWYQYTLIIVPQLDFLIPTFPPYPKTESLVKRIVLVTCLTLALIVALAASALSIFFYKRHKKVVEVLEEWEIECGPHRFAYKELSKATNGFKQLLGKGGFGQVFKGTLPGSAATIAVKRVSHGSSQGMREFLAEIATIGRLRHPNLVRLLGYCRYKEELYLVYDFMPNGSLDKYLYGGSDQEQLSWTQRFKIIKDVASALSYLHHEWVQVVIHRDIKPANVLIDDKMNASLGDFGLAKLYDQGYDPQTSRVAGTFGYMAPELMRTGRPTTGTDVYAFGVFMLEVSCGRKLFEPRAEPEEVVLADWAINRWENGDIVEAVNESIRPDPDEGQLELVLKLGVLCSHQAEEVRPDMATVVKILDGVSELPDNLLDIVRTEKLGKWYETYKNVLDTEITMESAGNLTITEPMTSVGR, from the coding sequence ATGTTAATATCACACAGGATCATCCATTGGATTGTTTTCGTGGTTTTTCTCTTCTGTTGTTCTGAAAACTCCCATGGAAAGCTGATTATGGAAGGGTCCGCTGGGTACATGAATGGTTTCACGACGTTGACGAACACCAAGAAGCACGCTTATGGCCAAGCATTCGACGACAACCCATTTcctttcaaaaattcaaacggTACGATGAATTCTTTCtctttcaccttcttcttcgcCATTGTCCCTGAGCATAAGAACAAAGGCTCTCACGGTATGGCCTTTGTGATCTCTCCCACGAGAGGCATTCCCGGTGCATTCGCTGATCAGTACCTCGGCATCTTCAACGATGCAAACAATGGAAAAAGCTCGAACCAGATCATTTCCGTGGAGGTCGACATAcataaggatgatgagtttggcGACATTGATGATAACCATATCGGTATCAACATAAATGGCATGAGGTCTAACACATCTGCTCCGGCCGGTTATTATGATGAAAAGGGTCAGTTCAAAAACATTTCTTTAGTCAGTGGAAAGCTACTACGAATCACGATTCTGTACAGCCATATAGAGAAACTGCTTGTTGTTATGTTATCACCAGCAGAGGAGGCTATTCTTCCAAAGCGGCCGCTTCTTTCGCTCAAGCAAGATCTGTCACCGTATCTTTCGGAGTATATGTATGTCGGCTTCACAGCCTCAACAGGGTCGGTTGGAGCAATACATTACTTGTGGGTGTGGTATCAATATACCTTAATTATTGTTCCACAGCTAGATTTCCTTATACCAACCTTTCCTCCATATCCCAAGACAGAGTCTCTAGTAAAGCGGATCGTTTTAGTGACCTGCTTGACTTTGGCTCTCATTGTTGCCCTTGCTGCATCAGCTTTGAGTATTTTCTTCTATAAGAGACATAAGAAGGTTGTAGAGGTTTTAGAGGAATGGGAGATCGAATGTGGACCACATAGGTTTGCTTACAAAGAGTTATCTAAAGCCACAAACGGTTTCAAACAACTTCTAGGCAAGGGAGGGTTTGGTCAGGTCTTTAAAGGCACACTTCCAGGTTCAGCTGCAACAATTGCTGTTAAGCGGGTTTCTCATGGTTCCAGTCAAGGAATGAGAGAATTCTTGGCCGAGATAGCAACTATTGGTCGCCTTAGACACCCTAATCTAGTTAGGCTTCTTGGTTATTGCAGATACAAAGAAGAGCTCTACTTGGTGTATGACTTCATGCCCAATGGAAGCCTTGACAAGTACCTCTACGGTGGATCAGATCAAGAACAGCTCTCTTGGACTCAACGTTTCAAGATTATCAAAGACGTTGCATCCGCACTTTCCTATCTCCATCACGAGTGGGTACAAGTCGTGATTCATCGAGACATCAAGCCAGCAAATGTCCTAATCGATGACAAGATGAATGCAAgtcttggagattttggattGGCTAAGCTATATGATCAAGGGTATGATCCTCAAACCTCTAGAGTAGCTGGAACATTCGGGTATATGGCACCAGAGCTCATGAGAACCGGAAGACCAACCACGGGAACAGATGTGTATGCCTTTGGTGTGTTTATGCTTGAAGTTTCTTGTGGTAGAAAGCTGTTTGAGCCACGAGCAGAGCCTGAAGAGGTCGTTCTTGCGGATTGGGCGATTAATCGTTGGGAAAACGGCGATATCGTAGAGGCGGTGAATGAAAGTATCCGGCCTGATCCTGATGAGGGACAACTCGAGCTTGTTCTGAAGCTAGGAGTGTTATGTTCGCACCAAGCTGAAGAGGTTAGGCCGGATATGGCTACGGTGGTTAAGATATTGGACGGAGTTTCTGAGCTTCCGGATAATCTCCTGGACATTGTCAGAACCGAGAAGTTGGGAAAATGGTACGAGACGTACAAAAACGTGCTTGATACGGAGATTACAATGGAATCTGCAGGTAACTTGACGATTACGGAACCGATGACTTCCGTCGGACGGTAA
- the SAD3 gene encoding acyl-[acyl-carrier-protein] desaturase 7, chloroplastic (The RefSeq protein has 1 substitution compared to this genomic sequence) yields MALKLNPLVASQPYKFPSLTRPPISSFRSPKFLCLASSSPALSSGAKEVESLKKPFTPPREVHVQVLHSMPPQKIEIFKSMENWAEENLLIHLKDVEKSWQPQDFLPDPASDGFEDQVRELRERARELPDDYFVVLVGDMITEEALPTYQTMLNTLDGVRDETGASPTSWAIWTRAWTAEENRHGDLLNKYLYLSGRVDMRQIEKTIQYLIGSGMDPRTENNPYLGFIYTSFQERATFISHGNTARQAKEHGDFKLAQICGTIAADEKRHETAYTKIVEKLFEIDPDGTVMAFADMMRKKISMPAHLMYDGRNDNLFDNFSSVAQRLGVYTAKDYADILEFLVGRWKIGDLTGLSGEGNKAQDYLCGLSPRIKRLDERAQARAKKGPKIPFSWIHDREVQL; encoded by the exons ATGGCTCTAAAGCTTAACCCTTTGGTGGCATCTCAGCCTTACAAATTCCCTTCCTCGACTCGTCCGCCTATCTCTTCTTTCAGATCTCCCAAGTTCCTCTGCCTCGCTTCATCTTCTCCGGCTCTCAGTTCCGGTGCAAA GGAGGTTGAGAGTTTGAAGAAGCCATTTACGCCACCTAGGGAAGTGCATGTTCAAGTCTTGCACTCCATGCCACCTCAAAAGATCGAGATCTTCAAATCTATGGAAAACTGGGCCGAGGAGAATCTTCTGATTCATCTCAAGGATGTGGAGAAGTCTTGGCAACCCCAGGATTTCTTGCCTGATCCTGCATCGGATGGGTTTGAAGATCAGGTAAGAGAGTTAAGAGAGAGGGCTAGAGAGCTCCCTGATGATTACTTTGTTGTTTTGGTGGGGGACATGATCACAGAAGAAGCACTTCCGACCTATCAAACTATGTTGAACACTTTGGACGGAGTTAGGGATGAAACAGGTGCTAGTCCTACTTCATGGGCTATTTGGACAAGAGCTTGGACTGCTGAAGAAAATCGACATGGTGATCTTCTGAACAAATACCTTTACTTGTCTGGTCGAGTTGACATGAGGCAGATCGAAAAGACCATTCAGTACTTGATTGGATCCGGAATG gATCCGCGGACAGAGAATAATCCCTACCTTGGCTTCATCTATACTTCGTTCCAAGAAAGAGCGACCTTCATCTCTCACGGAAACACAGCCCGCCAAGCCAAAGAGCATGGGGACTTCAAACTAGCCCAAATATGTGGCACAATAGCTGCAGACGAGAAGCGTCATGAAACAGCATACACCAAGATAGTTGAGAAGCTCTTTGAGATTGATCCTGATGGTACAGTCATGGCTTTTGCAGACATGATGAGAAAGAAAATCTCAATGCCTGCTCACTTGATGTACGATGGGCGCAACGACAACCTCTTTGACAACTTCTCATCCGTGGCTCAGAGGCTCGGTGTTTACACTGCCAAAGACTACGCAGACattcttgagtttttggttGGTAGGTGGAAAATTGGGGACTTAACTGGGCTATCAGGTGAAGGAAACAAAGCACAAGACTATCTATGCGGGTTGTCTCCAAGAATCAAGAGATTGGATGAGAGAGCTCAAGCAAGAGCCAAGAAAGGACCCAAGATTCCTTTCAGCTGGATACATGACAGAGAAGTGCAGCTCTAA
- the SAD3 gene encoding acyl-[acyl-carrier-protein] desaturase 7, chloroplastic isoform X1 — translation MALKLNPLVASQPYKFPSSTRPPISSFRSPKFLCLASSSPALSSGAKEVESLKKPFTPPREVHVQVLHSMPPQKIEIFKSMENWAEENLLIHLKDVEKSWQPQDFLPDPASDGFEDQVRELRERARELPDDYFVVLVGDMITEEALPTYQTMLNTLDGVRDETGASPTSWAIWTRAWTAEENRHGDLLNKYLYLSGRVDMRQIEKTIQYLIGSGMDPRTENNPYLGFIYTSFQERATFISHGNTARQAKEHGDFKLAQICGTIAADEKRHETAYTKIVEKLFEIDPDGTVMAFADMMRKKISMPAHLMYDGRNDNLFDNFSSVAQRLGVYTAKDYADILEFLVGRWKIGDLTGLSGEGNKAQDYLCGLSPRIKRLDERAQARAKKGQTKKPSPLSVTHFISLLLKLV, via the exons ATGGCTCTAAAGCTTAACCCTTTGGTGGCATCTCAGCCTTACAAATTCCCTTCCTCGACTCGTCCGCCTATCTCTTCTTTCAGATCTCCCAAGTTCCTCTGCCTCGCTTCATCTTCTCCGGCTCTCAGTTCCGGTGCAAA GGAGGTTGAGAGTTTGAAGAAGCCATTTACGCCACCTAGGGAAGTGCATGTTCAAGTCTTGCACTCCATGCCACCTCAAAAGATCGAGATCTTCAAATCTATGGAAAACTGGGCCGAGGAGAATCTTCTGATTCATCTCAAGGATGTGGAGAAGTCTTGGCAACCCCAGGATTTCTTGCCTGATCCTGCATCGGATGGGTTTGAAGATCAGGTAAGAGAGTTAAGAGAGAGGGCTAGAGAGCTCCCTGATGATTACTTTGTTGTTTTGGTGGGGGACATGATCACAGAAGAAGCACTTCCGACCTATCAAACTATGTTGAACACTTTGGACGGAGTTAGGGATGAAACAGGTGCTAGTCCTACTTCATGGGCTATTTGGACAAGAGCTTGGACTGCTGAAGAAAATCGACATGGTGATCTTCTGAACAAATACCTTTACTTGTCTGGTCGAGTTGACATGAGGCAGATCGAAAAGACCATTCAGTACTTGATTGGATCCGGAATG gATCCGCGGACAGAGAATAATCCCTACCTTGGCTTCATCTATACTTCGTTCCAAGAAAGAGCGACCTTCATCTCTCACGGAAACACAGCCCGCCAAGCCAAAGAGCATGGGGACTTCAAACTAGCCCAAATATGTGGCACAATAGCTGCAGACGAGAAGCGTCATGAAACAGCATACACCAAGATAGTTGAGAAGCTCTTTGAGATTGATCCTGATGGTACAGTCATGGCTTTTGCAGACATGATGAGAAAGAAAATCTCAATGCCTGCTCACTTGATGTACGATGGGCGCAACGACAACCTCTTTGACAACTTCTCATCCGTGGCTCAGAGGCTCGGTGTTTACACTGCCAAAGACTACGCAGACattcttgagtttttggttGGTAGGTGGAAAATTGGGGACTTAACTGGGCTATCAGGTGAAGGAAACAAAGCACAAGACTATCTATGCGGGTTGTCTCCAAGAATCAAGAGATTGGATGAGAGAGCTCAAGCAAGAGCCAAGAAAGG ACAGACAAAAAAACCCTCTCCTCTCTCGGTTACTCATTTCATCAGTCTGCTCTTGAAATTGGTGTAG
- the LOC104699432 gene encoding uncharacterized protein LOC104699432: MDQTAEEKMVRERIRKRVNEVSSVSQSLLSPVFQDNVNFTLQKAYFKCAYECFDRTRTHAEISRCAESYSVPITNAQNHFDNEMSVFQERLNRSLVACQNKFEAAKLQKTRA; this comes from the exons ATGGATCAGACGGCGGAGGAGAAGAtggtgagagagagaatcaGAAAGAGAGTTAACGAAGTCAGTTCTGTGTCTCAGTCTCTTCTTTCTCCAGTTT TTCAAGACAACGTCAATTTCACCCTTCAa AAAGCTTACTTCAAATGTGCATATGAATGCTTTGATAGGACAAGAACACACGCTGAGATTAGCCGATGTGCAGAGAGTTACAGTGTTCCCATCACTAATGCGCAGAACCACTTCGATAATGAGATGTCTGTGTTCCAA GAGAGGTTGAATAGATCTCTTGTGGCTTGTCAAAACAAGTTTGAGGCTGCTAAGCTTCAGAAAACTAGAGCGTAG
- the LOC104793312 gene encoding jacalin-related lectin 24-like has protein sequence MKLRDREMFKIGPIGSDFYPHKSWDEKGLNSDEYVTGLSVIDCLGITGLNIHTNQRKHGPFCDRYSSSIHMEKHKREIDVKIRDRREFGGFFGSFHEFQSLKSIGIYVNPMYDNKLTFNQAWDPQYTSALHYQIPTIVDGIPVKHIRYKTKLKDRILSKLRSISKELFCAS, from the coding sequence ATGAAATTGCGTGATAGGGAGATGTTCAAAATCGGACCAATTGGGTCAGATTTTTATCCTCATAAGAGTTGGGACGAGAAGGGACTAAATTCCGATGAGTATGTGACCGGGTTGAGTGTAATCGATTGCCTTGGGATCACGGGTTTGAATATCCACACTAATCAGAGAAAACACGGGCCGTTTTGTGATCGTTATTCATCATCCATACATATGGAAAAACATAAGAGGGAAATTGATGTGAAGATACGTGATCGTCGTGAGTTTGGTGGCTTCTTTGGGTCTTTTCATGAATTTCAGAGTCTGAAATCCATTGGAATTTATGTTAATCCCATGTACGATAACAAGCTAACTTTCAATCAAGCATGGGATCCTCAATATACATCCGCCCTCCATTACCAAATCCCGACGATCGTGGATGGTATTCCTGTTAAGCACATCCGTTATAAGACCAAACTCAAAGACCGGATACTTTCCAAGTTACGTTCGATTTCAAAAGAGCTATTTTGTGCCTCGTAA